CACTTATATGCAGGAATGACATTTATGTGCGgagcttacttttttttttttaaaaagtcaataaaaataGAGAGATTTTGgtcaagtttttgttttttaaactacattttagACTCATCTTTTTTCTTCAACAATATTGTATGCTGATATAGTCACAGGTAGTGTTAAATGACGTTGTTGTAGTCTCGTCATCGGCTCGTCTCAGTCACGGAAAAAGGTCATCAATGAACATTTTCCGTCATAGTTTTTGTTAATGAAATAACACTCCTGGCTAGGATGAGAAGCGCCAGTGTGGAACGAGTCTGCCACACgaatgagaattttttttttatgtttctccTCCTCTCAGGGTTTCTAAAGTCTCGAGATCGGACACAGCAGAAGTTTTATTCCCTCCTAACCAAGACTCAGTTATTCACGCAGTTTATAGAGGAGTGCTCCTTCGTCAGCGACAGACACGCATGCCTTGAATTCTTTGATGAGTGTGTTCAGAAGGTCTGTATGAtactttttgtattttgtaactGAAAATACTTTTACTATTTAGTAAAAAGAAAGTCGTCGCCCCCCCCATAAAGTACATGATTTGAGCAGTCTCACACTAGCCATGTTTCTATCCAAATATCTATATCATATAATAATTCTTGGATGGAAATATATCTTGtatgtgtatctctctctctctctctctctctctctctctctctctctctcacccccacACTCACTGTTTCTCaattttctctcctctctcatgTTCTCTTCCGTGTAGGTGGATGTGGAGAAGCCAGAGGAGGTGAGGCTGATAGATCTTGATGAGACGCACAGTGGAGAGCACACAGTGTTTATAATGCCACCAGAGGAGCCTCAAGAACCTGATGGCTCTGAATGCCCTGCACCCTACAGGTTAGCCCTGACACACAATCTAGTTGTTCTTCATGTGCACTTACAGCATATTGTAGTATGTTCTGTTATTTAACTTGTGTATGTGCATTGATTTAGCTATGAGACGTTTCCTGTTCTGCATCCTGAGTTGTTTGACCGGCCTCTGGATCAGCTCCGTACCACAGCGAAGGGAAGTGCCCCCAACAGTCCCGCCCCTCGCCGCACCAAACAGGTACACTTTACCCACTGAATCCAAAGATGTAGACACCTGATTAAACATTGTTTCATTATCTTCCCTCTCTGCTGGCTATACCTTTGATGCATAAAGTTCAGTTAAATCTACACAAATTATCTTTGTGCATTTATTCacgcatgttttttttcctttctgatGGACTCTGCTTTTGTGTGTACTTTAATGTCTTTTATGTGGAGGATGATAACAATATGTGTTGTGTGGGTGTAATCTATTTCTGTTTGTTCTGTTCTGCAGGAGATCAAGCTGGCACAGAAATTTGCGCAGAAGTACTCGGCGGTACCAGACATGTGGTCCAAGTGTCTACTGGGCCACTGTTATGGTCTGTGGTTTATCTACCTGCCCACATTTGTCCGGGCTGAGAGCACCAAGGTGCGGGCACTGCAGACTGCTTATGAGGTGCTCAAGCACATGGAGACACGGAAGGTTGTGCTACCTGACGAGGTGAGACCTCATACCAACCACAGACACATAACATGAGTGTGACAAAGCCCTTTTACATGACTCCAGAGTACACAACTTCCCTTTACCCCCTCAGTTCTCGAGATGAGCAGTGTCAATGCTGTCTCCTTAATTAATTGTGtcatatatttatgtttttatgctGTCCTAAAATACCATTCTGTAGTATTTTAGAATGTATTTACAGCCCAAAGCGCATATTTCAGGCTGACATATTGTGGTTACATCAAACTGTCGGTCATGCTGAACTTAATATTCACATGAGCCCAAGTCCAAGGTCAGAATCACTCATAACTGAGACACACCTACGTTTTACTCAGCTTCCACCCTGGGTGTGCAGCCCTCTCATTCTGAATAGTGCTCAAGTCTGTAGGTACGTCTGAGGTCTAAATACTAATGTGCaaaatttcagtattaaatcctcactgcaCATTTAACTCAAGTGTGACTATGGCCCTATTTTAGTCAACCACAAAATCTACTGATTTAGAGTTTactttgcaaatgtatttgAGGAATTTATAATAGCAGTCTGTAAAAATATGCTTTGCCTAAACATCTGTTGACACCCCATCGACTACCCCTAGGCTTCCATTATTAATGAGGTTTAAgtaactgggttttttttttttttttcctgtctcatTCTCAGCACAGAAATTTGGTCCATGCTAGTCATGCTACATTTAACGTTGATGTATATTATAAACTAGAGTTGGCCGACTGATTATTTCTTTACAAATGTGCTCTTGGTCATTTCACCGTTTCGTCTTGTAACAGGTGTAGAGAAGccatttttgaacaaaataattTCTGTAAGCATCCAATGATTTAACCTTGGGACTATGGAGCGTGGTAAGttgctatttaaaaaagtcAGTTAATTTCACTGACAGTATGCAGCATTCTGTGCATGTTGCAGGTGTGCTACAGGATCCTAATGCAGCTATGTGGGCAGTACGGGCAACCTGTGCTTGCTGTCAGGGTCCTGCTGGAGATGAAGAAAGCAGGAATCACTCCTAACGCCATCACGTACGGGTACTACAATAAGGTTAGTCCTCCAAAAAAGTAAGGATATCACTGACATGCCAGTGACCTGTATCTTTGTAACTGGATTGGTATTTACCCAATCCAGTACCCCTAAATGTTACCACTCTATACCATTTACGTTTGGtcgacgcccttatccagaacaacatatagaagtgctttgaagtttcaataaatacatcctgatactggttcactaggtcacagacGAGGAATatcatcagtctaaaaactctgtTAGGGAGGTACTATAGTgagaaaagcacacagacaacaccctttttttaaagtgctaatttaagtactttaggaaGCGGTAGGTCTTAAGATGTTGTTTGAAGATCGCCAGTGACTCAGATGTTCGGATAGCTGGAGGAAGTTAATTTCACCACTCAAGTGCccgaacagagaagagtcttgatgcatacCTTCCTTGTActctgagagatggtgggaccagtTGAGCGGTTCTAGAGGATCAGAGGGAGCGTGGTGCAGTgcagggtgtgataagtgctttgTGGTATGTGGGTGCTGGTCCGTTTTTGGTTTTGTAGGCAAGcgtcagtgttttaaatctgatgcgggcagctacaagGAAGCCAGTAGAAGGAGCCTAGCagtggggtggtgtgggagaatttaggaaggttgaaaacaagtcagGCAGCTGCCTTCTGCATCAGTTGCTGAGGTCGCATGGTGCTCAGAGGTAAACCTGCTAGAAgcgagttgcagtagtccagtcatGAAATGACAAGTGACTGAACTAGCACTGTATCGATAGTAATGGgcgaatccttctgatgttcTAGAGGAGAAATCGACATGAGTGTGTTAGATTAGCACCACAAGGTTGCTTGCAGTAACCGAAGGGGAGATTATagagttgtccagggagatGGCAAGTTCCTGACATGGGGATGAATCACctgggatgaacagcagttcagttttgctgaGATTACGTTTCCGCTGATGAGCTGCAATGTGAGTGTCTGTGGGAAggaaggagaggatgagttgagtgtcatctGCATAGCAGTAGTATGAAAACCCACAGTTCTTCACCTTTCTTTGCAGGCTGTGCTGGAGAGCAAGTGGCCATCCACCAATCAAGGAGGTCGCCTTCGATGGGCCAAGCTTCGCAACGTTCTTTTGGCTGTGGCACAGTTCAGGCAACCAATCAAACACAGGCAAAAGAGCAACTCTGTTAGCTCAACACAAGGTTTGTGTGCTTTGAACAGTTTAGCTCAACTAAATGTAGGGTAGCTGTGCTCATAATTAGAAGCTCAGTTATTTTTTGTGTTGTAGGTAACTCCAACTGTAATCTTCACCTGCACTCCACTCTTAAACGCCAGACCAGCTGGAGCGGTTTGAGTGAAAGTTCAAGCCACGAATCGCTGACTGGTCCCATCACTAAGAGCAACAGTCTAAGCAGTATGCGACCCAACAGTAAGTGACAGGCAAATGTTTATTACTTTCTAGATacttagtagtattattagtatgaCTGCTTCCTGTTCAGTTTCACAGAAGGATACAGATTGCTACATATACAACTGTTCTGTAAATTTGAGATGTCCAACAGAAATGATGCACTCTGGATACACCTTGCGCTCATGCACATGGCAGTAATCTATATGAAGTCAAAATCCATTTAATTTTCTATCAATTCAGAGTCTGACAAAATCACCAGAACCACACTACATATAAAACTAGCTTTCATGATTCTATCTTGACTGCCAGAGATTTAGACAAACATGGCTGCAAAAATAGTTTGAAATTGATATTGCTATGCTGTGTGGGTTGCAATATGCCCTTAGCAAATCACTAAACTGTGTAAAGTTTGCTGTGAATTTTAACCTCTGATGCTTTTGATGAGCATTATGTGGGGGTTATTTTAAACCAAGACATGCCAGTCACTGATATGTGTAATATgcatgaaagaaaaacatttttttttttatgtgagcGGGATATTTGCTTAGTAAATAATACAGGCAGAATGCATTTACACTATCTATCGCTATCGGGCTAATCTAATTAAATCTATGTTATTTGCATTTTCCCATAGAATCTGCGTTAGTTAGGAAAGCAATGttacaaaacaaaagcactgaTGACCCCGCCTCCCGCAAACCTCCCATTAGTCCTCGGGATATGGTTACACCCTCCCCAGTTCCCCCTGATGACTTTGTTAGAGTGCGACGGAGTGAAGTCTGCTTGTCCACCTTTTACAAAGAGTGTGAAGAGCCAGATACAGACTGCAGGTGCCAGCCAACCGAGAGAGATGGCAGGTATATGCAGATCAAGAGATCAttttaactataaacagttaagATAATAGTCATAGTTTTGTAACCTATGTCGAttacgggtttttttttccctcgttGGTTTCTTCATCCACCAGACCTGCAGAGCAGCGAGAAACGCTGAATCGCAAGGCAGTAGATGAGAACTCCAATAACGTGTTGTCCCCGAATCGTGGACTGGCAGGTAAACTGCAGCAGCTTCTCACACCCACGCGTCACCGGAACTCATCACGCCGCGCAGCCAGCGTGGACGAACGACGGCCTGCCGCTAACGGGCCGTCACGCAAATCATCTGAACAGAGACAGTCTCGCAAATCACAGGTGACCGAGACGCTGCTGAAAGCCAGAGAGCGACTATACAATGCCACCTCAGAGGTCAGAAATAGCTTGACTCCATTTGTAAAATCACAGTAGAAAAATATCAGTGCAAAATAACATTTCAGTTCATAGGCTTTTCAAGATGTTTTAGGGACTTTGTAACACAAGCAGGTAGAGGTACTGACTGTCATTTGCCTTTGCTGTTTTCCAGAGCTCCTTGTCTGTAGGTAGTGACATTGACCTGTCAGACCCTCCAATTTCTGGTTTTTCACTCAGGAAGTCATGGGATTCGACACAGGAAGGGGTGGGGCTTGAGGTAATTTCACAGAGGAGAAAAACCCAAAGTTTTATGCAGAACTTCCCTCTTTTCTTCTCCCTTTCTTTTATACTTGTGAAATGTCTGACTCATATCCTGATCTGACATAAGCACAACTGTCACCAGTTAAGTAACAGTCACCATGTCCTCAAGGTTCatacaaaaacactttaacattaAAAGACATATTTGAATagaagaaaatgttcaaattgtcATACAATTCTAAACAATGAAAATGATTAATGATCACTGTTGTGCTTTATGGTGTTATGGTGGTTTGTGAAAATAGGGGACATAAAGATATAaagctgtcattttttttgcGCAGGTGTCGATGTCGAGCTGTACTCTTTGCCGGAGCTGTAACTCGCTGGTGTATGATGAGGAGATCATGGCAGGCTGGACATCTGATGACTCCAATCTTAACTCCAGCTGCCCATTTTGTTCAGCAACCTTCGTACCACTGCTTAATGCAGAGATTTGTGAGCTTGGGCCTGTCAGCAGGTAACACATCCTGAGCATAGCAGCTCTGTTTTAGAAATTGTGTTGCTTCTTAATTCAAAATGTGATGACTGTATCCATAGAGACTGAAATGTCAGAAATAAACAAGCAGaacaacatttatttttcagttgttACATAAACAGTTATGGTTGTCAGACTGAACAAATTTTGCTTCATAGCTTTGCTTTGGTCATTTACATGAACTTCgacttttttattaatttcattttgATTCCATCTGAATTGTATTGAGCAGCTACGTTTTTCTTCCAAATCAATTAGCATCCTCTGTGTGAATTATGTGATTGCTTGATAATGAGAACATTCTCCAGTACTAGCTGCATAGTATGAAAAGTACAGATTTAATCACTTTTTTCAAAACCATTTCACAACAGTTGGTTTCGATACCATAAAGCtgaaggaatgtgtgtgtgtgtgtgtgtgtgtgtatgtgtgtatatatatatatatatatatatatatatatatatatatatatatatatatatatatatatatatatatatatatatatatatacatacagttttAGAATTTCACAGTGGTTGTACTGAAACGTttgtaatatgtttaatttatatagcgcctttccaGAGTTCAAGGACGCTTTACAATAGCAGTAcaatgaaatataaacaatgaacaatcatggacaaaaaatgtgaaaaacacaGTACAGATAGTATAGTCACTGAGAACGATGTATAGCAACGGATTAGGTCCGATAATATTGAGAAAATAGATACGTTTTaagctgggatttgaactcgggGTTGGATGTGATGCTGCGAAGATTCAGTTTATAcactgaatctctctctctccctttttttttttttttttgctctgtatatgtatgtggCCATATTCAAGCAGTCAGTATCACAATAACCAGAACATGGAGGATCAGGTGGAGAGTGCAGTGAGGCCCCCTAGTGGACATGATGGCTTTCTGCAACATCTGTATAACGGTGAGACAGAGCATGACTCCAGTTCAGAGACCAGCACATACTCCGAGAGCAGCTGTAATACTCTAGTAAGAATGCTTTATCGGCTCTTTTCAAATTTTCTGTTTCAGCAAGTGTATTGCAATTGATTGACGCTGTGCAATTTCTCGTTTGTGTTTAGAGCTCGCGTTTGGGTGGCTCCCCTCAGGTGACAGTGGCGTACTTGACCCCTCTGGTCTTGCGTAAGGAACTGGAAAGTCTTTTGGAGAACGAAGGAGAGAGCGTTCTCTCTCAGGTCCAATTACTGGACAGCCACTCCATCCTCTTCTGGAATCTGGTGTGGTACTTCACTCGCCTTGGCCTCCCCAGCAATCTGCTGCAACTGGTGCGGGCCTCTCCACTAGCATCACAGATTTCACAGGTACCAGGgaaccatacacacactcctacactggATATTACACAGATGTTAGGTAACATGAAAATTCACAAAGTAGATCTGGTTGTGTAACATTGGTGTGGTGTGTTCTAGAGCCCTGAGAATACTTCAGTAAGGGTGAGGTTACTGTGGGACACTTTGGTGCCTGATACGGATTACTGGCCTCCTCTCTATATCCTCTGGAGAATACACAGTAAGAAGAATCGCATTCATGCAGACACAATGCATACTGAACTTCAACAATTTCATTTTCCAACAGATCTGCATATCTTTTAAGCTCCAAGTAAATGTTGTTAacagtaacattttaaaaaatctgaatttgCAGTTGTTTATCACCAAATTGACTAATCTTGGggcccaattttttttttatcatgacaCGAACCCAAAAATAAAGCATACTGTTACAGTGTTTGTGCATGTAGGTGTGACAAATATATCTGAGACTGTTTTTGGTATCCTTGCAAAGGGTAGCTTAAGTGTAAAACAGAGTTGGGGCCAACTGAATTCATTTTAGGAGGTATGGTTATGTGTGCTGATGTGATATCCAGTTAAATATCAGTGTCCCGCAACAGCTCATTTGGACACATTTTGGTAGTGATATTGAATTTGATTTCACTTGTAGaatttatatctatatttcaGTGATTTAGAATGAATTGGCTGACTGGGAcaactgcatttttttctgcatgTCTGATCATGCTCTTTTTTCACTCTCTAGATACATAGCAGTTGTATTAGCAAATATTCATCTTTTTG
This genomic window from Ictalurus punctatus breed USDA103 chromosome 1, Coco_2.0, whole genome shotgun sequence contains:
- the LOC108267550 gene encoding DENN domain-containing protein 4B isoform X2; the protein is MTEEKCPQLVDYFVVAGLAGDSAPPDEECQQRGGRGMEPISDLAVIARGLGEEVPEGFTCIEKTLGGHPAELSAGLINNPHMFLCYRRSHDKPPIVELGVLYDGKEAVKQGWHVIETTPYSRCASLSSGGPATHKTFLMFRRAPDSQALNTLGVTDISLLMPSKGEVAPHTFCKVDKNLNTGMWGPALYLCYKRAVVKANALVYEAGLISRYPEEDLESFALPDSVPVFCLPMGVTVESWPLNTKYQLPVFSTFVLTSASGDKVYGAAIQFYEAYPREALSERQRLRLGLVSVVDHRPITNRMVQVKKSVCVLSHWPFFTVFQKFLTFIYRYSISGPHVLPIEKHISSFLHNVPFPSPQRPRILVQLSPYDNLLLCQPVSSPLPLSGASFVKLLQNLGPENACTLLLAVLTEHKLLLHSLRPDVLTSVSEALVSMTFPLRWPCPYIPLCPLRCADVLCAPMPFIVGVHSSYFDLYDPPSDVVCVDLDTNTIFQSEDKKPLSWKSLPRKHGKILLSSLTHLHKTLEKSCTLGHEEATLEFLLTDYDLIYGRQKQLELEIQEAFLRFMSCLLRGYRSYLLPITQAPSDRTTDCSSLFNLQGFLKSRDRTQQKFYSLLTKTQLFTQFIEECSFVSDRHACLEFFDECVQKVDVEKPEEVRLIDLDETHSGEHTVFIMPPEEPQEPDGSECPAPYSYETFPVLHPELFDRPLDQLRTTAKGSAPNSPAPRRTKQEIKLAQKFAQKYSAVPDMWSKCLLGHCYGLWFIYLPTFVRAESTKVRALQTAYEVLKHMETRKVVLPDEVCYRILMQLCGQYGQPVLAVRVLLEMKKAGITPNAITYGYYNKAVLESKWPSTNQGGRLRWAKLRNVLLAVAQFRQPIKHRQKSNSVSSTQGNSNCNLHLHSTLKRQTSWSGLSESSSHESLTGPITKSNSLSSMRPNKSALVRKAMLQNKSTDDPASRKPPISPRDMVTPSPVPPDDFVRVRRSEVCLSTFYKECEEPDTDCRCQPTERDGRPAEQRETLNRKAVDENSNNVLSPNRGLAGKLQQLLTPTRHRNSSRRAASVDERRPAANGPSRKSSEQRQSRKSQVTETLLKARERLYNATSESSLSVGSDIDLSDPPISGFSLRKSWDSTQEGVGLEVSMSSCTLCRSCNSLVYDEEIMAGWTSDDSNLNSSCPFCSATFVPLLNAEICELGPVSSQYHNNQNMEDQVESAVRPPSGHDGFLQHLYNGETEHDSSSETSTYSESSCNTLSSRLGGSPQVTVAYLTPLVLRKELESLLENEGESVLSQVQLLDSHSILFWNLVWYFTRLGLPSNLLQLVRASPLASQISQSPENTSVRVRLLWDTLVPDTDYWPPLYILWRIHSGVPMRNYAWRRHNHPFTLSFLEEVLRCVGMNEVHKAITFFLDTIAKQQGTPRIQRSLYREFLFLTLAAMGKDHVGAFDKRYKAAYARLSSSLGHDELRRKRAQPPSPKAVDCRRCFLVPLDC
- the LOC108267550 gene encoding DENN domain-containing protein 4B isoform X1; this translates as MTEEKCPQLVDYFVVAGLAGDSAPPDEECQQRGGRGMEPISDLAVIARGLGEEVPEGFTCIEKTLGGHPAELSAGLINNPHMFLCYRRSHDKPPIVELGVLYDGKEAVKQGWHVIETTPYSRCASLSSGGPATHKTFLMFRRAPDSQALNTLGVTDISLLMPSKGEVAPHTFCKVDKNLNTGMWGPALYLCYKRAVVKANALVYEAGLISRYPEEDLESFALPDSVPVFCLPMGVTVESWPLNTKYQLPVFSTFVLTSASGDKVYGAAIQFYEAYPREALSERQRLRLGLVSVVDHRPITNRMVQVKKSVCVLSHWPFFTVFQKFLTFIYRYSISGPHVLPIEKHISSFLHNVPFPSPQRPRILVQLSPYDNLLLCQPVSSPLPLSGASFVKLLQNLGPENACTLLLAVLTEHKLLLHSLRPDVLTSVSEALVSMTFPLRWPCPYIPLCPLRCADVLCAPMPFIVGVHSSYFDLYDPPSDVVCVDLDTNTIFQSEDKKPLSWKSLPRKHGKILLSSLTHLHKTLEKSCTLGHEEATLEFLLTDYDLIYGRQKQLELEIQEAFLRFMSCLLRGYRSYLLPITQAPSDRTTDCSSLFNLQGFLKSRDRTQQKFYSLLTKTQLFTQFIEECSFVSDRHACLEFFDECVQKVDVEKPEEVRLIDLDETHSGEHTVFIMPPEEPQEPDGSECPAPYSYETFPVLHPELFDRPLDQLRTTAKGSAPNSPAPRRTKQEIKLAQKFAQKYSAVPDMWSKCLLGHCYGLWFIYLPTFVRAESTKVRALQTAYEVLKHMETRKVVLPDEVCYRILMQLCGQYGQPVLAVRVLLEMKKAGITPNAITYGYYNKAVLESKWPSTNQGGRLRWAKLRNVLLAVAQFRQPIKHRQKSNSVSSTQGNSNCNLHLHSTLKRQTSWSGLSESSSHESLTGPITKSNSLSSMRPNKSALVRKAMLQNKSTDDPASRKPPISPRDMVTPSPVPPDDFVRVRRSEVCLSTFYKECEEPDTDCRCQPTERDGRPAEQRETLNRKAVDENSNNVLSPNRGLAGKLQQLLTPTRHRNSSRRAASVDERRPAANGPSRKSSEQRQSRKSQVTETLLKARERLYNATSESSLSVGSDIDLSDPPISGFSLRKSWDSTQEGVGLEVSMSSCTLCRSCNSLVYDEEIMAGWTSDDSNLNSSCPFCSATFVPLLNAEICELGPVSSSQYHNNQNMEDQVESAVRPPSGHDGFLQHLYNGETEHDSSSETSTYSESSCNTLSSRLGGSPQVTVAYLTPLVLRKELESLLENEGESVLSQVQLLDSHSILFWNLVWYFTRLGLPSNLLQLVRASPLASQISQSPENTSVRVRLLWDTLVPDTDYWPPLYILWRIHSGVPMRNYAWRRHNHPFTLSFLEEVLRCVGMNEVHKAITFFLDTIAKQQGTPRIQRSLYREFLFLTLAAMGKDHVGAFDKRYKAAYARLSSSLGHDELRRKRAQPPSPKAVDCRRCFLVPLDC
- the LOC108267550 gene encoding DENN domain-containing protein 4B isoform X3, coding for MTEEKCPQLVDYFVVAGLAGDSAPPDEECQQRGGRGMEPISDLAVIARGLGEEVPEGFTCIEKTLGGHPAELSAGLINNPHMFLCYRRSHDKPPIVELGVLYDGKEAVKQGWHVIETTPYSRCASLSSGGPATHKTFLMFRRAPDSQALNTLGVTDISLLMPSKGEVAPHTFCKVDKNLNTGMWGPALYLCYKRAVVKANALVYEAGLISRYPEEDLESFALPDSVPVFCLPMGVTVESWPLNTKYQLPVFSTFVLTSASGDKVYGAAIQFYEAYPREALSERQRLRLGLVSVVDHRPITNRMVQVKKSVCVLSHWPFFTVFQKFLTFIYRYSISGPHVLPIEKHISSFLHNVPFPSPQRPRILVQLSPYDNLLLCQPVSSPLPLSGASFVKLLQNLGPENACTLLLAVLTEHKLLLHSLRPDVLTSVSEALVSMTFPLRWPCPYIPLCPLRCADVLCAPMPFIVGVHSSYFDLYDPPSDVVCVDLDTNTIFQSEDKKPLSWKSLPRKHGKILLSSLTHLHKTLEKSCTLGHEEATLEFLLTDYDLIYGRQKQLELEIQEAFLRFMSCLLRGYRSYLLPITQAPSDRTTDCSSLFNLQGFLKSRDRTQQKFYSLLTKTQLFTQFIEECSFVSDRHACLEFFDECVQKVDVEKPEEVRLIDLDETHSGEHTVFIMPPEEPQEPDGSECPAPYSYETFPVLHPELFDRPLDQLRTTAKGSAPNSPAPRRTKQEIKLAQKFAQKYSAVPDMWSKCLLGHCYGLWFIYLPTFVRAESTKVRALQTAYEVLKHMETRKVVLPDEVCYRILMQLCGQYGQPVLAVRVLLEMKKAGITPNAITYGYYNKAVLESKWPSTNQGGRLRWAKLRNVLLAVAQFRQPIKHRQKSNSVSSTQGNSNCNLHLHSTLKRQTSWSGLSESSSHESLTGPITKSNSLSSMRPNKSALVRKAMLQNKSTDDPASRKPPISPRDMVTPSPVPPDDFVRVRRSEVCLSTFYKECEEPDTDCRCQPTERDGRPAEQRETLNRKAVDENSNNVLSPNRGLAGKLQQLLTPTRHRNSSRRAASVDERRPAANGPSRKSSEQRQSRKSQSSLSVGSDIDLSDPPISGFSLRKSWDSTQEGVGLEVSMSSCTLCRSCNSLVYDEEIMAGWTSDDSNLNSSCPFCSATFVPLLNAEICELGPVSSSQYHNNQNMEDQVESAVRPPSGHDGFLQHLYNGETEHDSSSETSTYSESSCNTLSSRLGGSPQVTVAYLTPLVLRKELESLLENEGESVLSQVQLLDSHSILFWNLVWYFTRLGLPSNLLQLVRASPLASQISQSPENTSVRVRLLWDTLVPDTDYWPPLYILWRIHSGVPMRNYAWRRHNHPFTLSFLEEVLRCVGMNEVHKAITFFLDTIAKQQGTPRIQRSLYREFLFLTLAAMGKDHVGAFDKRYKAAYARLSSSLGHDELRRKRAQPPSPKAVDCRRCFLVPLDC